One part of the Arabidopsis thaliana chromosome 1 sequence genome encodes these proteins:
- a CDS encoding Disease resistance-responsive (dirigent-like protein) family protein (Disease resistance-responsive (dirigent-like protein) family protein; FUNCTIONS IN: molecular_function unknown; INVOLVED IN: biological_process unknown; LOCATED IN: endomembrane system; CONTAINS InterPro DOMAIN/s: Plant disease resistance response protein (InterPro:IPR004265); BEST Arabidopsis thaliana protein match is: Disease resistance-responsive (dirigent-like protein) family protein (TAIR:AT2G28670.1); Has 35333 Blast hits to 34131 proteins in 2444 species: Archae - 798; Bacteria - 22429; Metazoa - 974; Fungi - 991; Plants - 531; Viruses - 0; Other Eukaryotes - 9610 (source: NCBI BLink).): MAGCKVLFFLILALAITFVSAARLLDEEEDIGLVPLPTTSPGPLPTVGLGPFPTANSGPATGIASGTGSASGGLGSLGTNTGPGPLSTTGSSLLPVASSGTLPVTGPGPLPTSSGLLPGASSGNLPGSGSGPLPTVGSGAAATGLGAGAGSVIGGSVPDNTLVFFMHDILGGSNPTARAVTGVVANAALSGQIPFAKPNGANLPVSNGVPSDNNNNGILNNNNVPLLVGLGGTTSNILQNNGNNMLNGLPVANGGQLPSGSSLQMLMFGTLTVMDNELTEGHELGSGLLGKAQGFYVASALDGTSQTMAFTAMFESGGYEDSISFFGVHRTAASESHLGVMGGTGKYVNARGFAIVKTFTGSSGTQQQQPHQFTDGLETVLECTVYLSY, encoded by the coding sequence ATGGCAGGCTGCAAAGTACTCTTCTTCCTGATTTTAGCTCTCGCCATTACTTTTGTCTCAGCTGCTCGGCttcttgatgaagaagaagatattggGTTGGTCCCTTTGCCTACCACGAGTCCTGGTCCTTTACCAACAGTTGGTTTAGGCCCCTTTCCCACTGCTAATTCAGGCCCTGCAACTGGTATCGCTTCAGGTACAGGTTCAGCCTCAGGGGGTTTAGGTTCCTTGGGTACCAATACTGGCCCCGGGCCTCTATCGACCACTGGTTCTAGTCTTTTACCAGTTGCTAGTTCGGGTACCTTGCCTGTTACTGGCCCCGGTCCTCTACCAACCAGTTCTGGTCTCTTACCGGGTGCTAGTTCGGGTAACTTGCCTGGTTCAGGTTCAGGGCCTTTGCCTACTGTTGGTTCAGGTGCTGCAGCTACGGGTCTGGGCGCAGGTGCAGGGTCAGTGATTGGTGGTTCAGTTCCTGACAAcactttggttttcttcatGCACGATATACTCGGTGGCTCAAACCCGACAGCGAGGGCTGTGACTGGAGTCGTCGCAAACGCAGCCCTCAGTGGCCAAATTCCATTCGCTAAGCCCAATGGTGCAAACCTCCCTGTTAGTAACGGCGTTCCATCAGACAATAACAACAATGGAATCCTGAACAATAACAACGTCCCACTTCTCGTCGGGCTTGGCGGAACCACTTCCAACATTCTACAGAACAATGGAAACAACATGTTGAACGGTCTTCCCGTGGCTAACGGCGGCCAGCTCCCATCGGGTTCGTCTCTTCAGATGCTCATGTTTGGGACATTGACGGTGATGGACAACGAACTAACCGAAGGACACGAACTCGGGTCTGGTCTGCTGGGTAAAGCCCAAGGCTTCTACGTGGCAAGTGCCCTTGATGGGACCAGCCAGACTATGGCTTTCACGGCTATGTTTGAGAGCGGTGGATATGAAGATAGCATCAGTTTCTTCGGTGTGCATAGAACAGCTGCATCGGAATCTCATCTTGGGGTAATGGGCGGTACTGGTAAGTATGTGAATGCGAGAGGCTTCGCAATTGTCAAGACTTTTACGGGTTCCTCCGGGACCCAGCAGCAGCAGCCGCACCAGTTCACAGATGGGCTCGAGACTGTTCTGGAGTGCACCGTTTATCTTTCTTACTAG